Proteins encoded within one genomic window of Acidobacteriota bacterium:
- a CDS encoding SDR family oxidoreductase — protein sequence MGLLDSFSLKGKVVLVTGGAGRHAPAFIQGLAEAGATVYGGDLRADRMRTVADGLAERGLPVIPVPLDQGDEQSIRDLKTAILDRDGGLDVLVNAAVGRSMGDWTDDPMRFSRSMQVNATGLFSVTRTFGDVMAERGGGSIVNVASIHGRIGPDRSLYQGLDRSPFVPDYFFHKGGMINFTRFVASYYGPAQVRCNCVSPGGIRILPATDEFVRRYSARTMLNRMAEARDVAAAILYLASDASSYVTGANLVVDGGYTAM from the coding sequence ATGGGATTACTCGACAGCTTCTCCCTGAAGGGCAAAGTGGTGCTCGTGACCGGCGGGGCGGGGCGGCACGCGCCGGCCTTCATCCAGGGCCTGGCCGAAGCCGGAGCGACGGTCTACGGAGGCGACCTCCGGGCGGACCGGATGCGGACCGTGGCCGACGGGCTGGCCGAACGGGGCCTGCCGGTGATTCCGGTCCCGTTGGACCAGGGGGACGAGCAGTCGATCCGGGATCTGAAGACCGCCATTCTGGATCGGGACGGCGGGCTGGATGTTCTGGTCAATGCCGCGGTGGGCCGGAGCATGGGGGATTGGACCGATGACCCGATGCGCTTCTCCCGGAGCATGCAGGTCAACGCGACCGGCCTCTTCTCAGTGACGCGGACGTTCGGCGATGTGATGGCGGAGCGCGGCGGAGGCTCCATCGTCAACGTGGCCTCGATTCACGGCCGGATCGGACCCGACCGGAGCCTATACCAGGGCCTGGACCGCAGTCCCTTCGTTCCCGACTACTTTTTTCACAAAGGGGGCATGATCAATTTCACCCGGTTCGTGGCCAGCTACTACGGACCGGCCCAGGTGCGATGCAACTGCGTCAGTCCGGGGGGTATCCGGATCCTGCCGGCCACGGATGAGTTCGTCCGGCGCTACAGCGCCCGCACCATGCTGAACCGGATGGCCGAAGCGCGGGACGTCGCCGCCGCCATCCTGTACCTGGCGTCGGATGCGTCCAGCTACGTGACCGGAGCCAACCTGGTCGTCGACGGAGGGTATACGGCCATGTAG
- a CDS encoding tetratricopeptide repeat protein has product MKTVSALLLLFQTLASPGVPLPLESVLAKMRDDNYLGALEEIEVLLGGGRGDPRLYYQKGVCETVLGRYAVALESFERAREAGFKDAWRIRSRTGIVYFHQGRHQDAREEFQRILDDRPGDPDALYYRGRIELKQGRFREAGETLLAVLDADPEYDPALFHLGRALLRQGRLDEGRGILRFHRKREHLKKQLRTLLNLAASPQASASVHLELAGVYLELGRPSLAQDAIKKAEELDSGHAEIDLYRGGLAWLRGSYSEAVRRLSEYARSHPGDCRLLNFLGRSLKADGRKGEALSELRKAARRCTVGAGLLADLAELELEAGQFQRAATHAGMIIDLNPLAPVGPFLMAVASLHRRQFHEAESWALKALDLERRLALLPTDREGSVARSEHHRLLHAVYVRLGNTVKAREHEEKMKPLSSPGE; this is encoded by the coding sequence GTGAAGACCGTCTCCGCGCTGCTGTTGCTCTTCCAGACTCTGGCCTCCCCGGGCGTACCGCTCCCGCTGGAGAGCGTCCTGGCCAAGATGCGCGACGACAACTACCTCGGCGCCCTGGAGGAGATCGAGGTCCTGCTGGGCGGTGGAAGGGGAGATCCCCGGCTCTACTACCAGAAGGGCGTCTGCGAGACGGTCCTGGGGCGTTATGCGGTGGCGCTGGAGAGCTTTGAGCGAGCCCGGGAGGCCGGGTTCAAGGACGCTTGGAGGATTCGCTCCCGGACCGGAATCGTCTACTTCCACCAAGGCCGGCATCAAGATGCTCGGGAGGAGTTCCAGCGCATACTCGACGACCGGCCCGGGGACCCCGATGCGCTGTACTACCGGGGACGCATCGAGCTGAAGCAGGGCCGTTTTCGGGAGGCAGGGGAGACCCTTCTTGCGGTGTTGGATGCAGACCCCGAATACGATCCGGCTCTCTTCCATCTGGGACGGGCGCTCCTCCGGCAGGGCCGCCTCGACGAGGGCCGGGGCATCCTTCGTTTCCACCGGAAACGGGAACATCTGAAGAAGCAGCTACGGACTCTGCTGAATCTGGCTGCCTCTCCCCAGGCATCCGCCTCCGTGCACCTGGAGCTGGCGGGCGTCTACCTGGAGCTGGGCCGGCCCAGTTTGGCTCAAGATGCGATCAAGAAGGCCGAAGAGCTGGACAGCGGCCACGCCGAAATAGACCTGTATCGAGGCGGGCTGGCCTGGCTCCGGGGCTCATATTCCGAAGCCGTCCGGCGGCTGAGCGAATACGCCCGTTCCCATCCCGGCGACTGCCGCCTGCTCAACTTTCTGGGCAGAAGCCTCAAGGCCGACGGCAGGAAGGGAGAAGCCCTCTCCGAGTTACGGAAGGCGGCCCGTCGATGCACTGTCGGCGCCGGCCTCCTGGCCGACCTGGCCGAGTTGGAGTTGGAAGCCGGCCAATTTCAGCGGGCCGCAACCCACGCGGGCATGATCATCGACCTCAACCCCCTGGCGCCGGTCGGCCCTTTTCTGATGGCCGTCGCCAGTCTCCACCGCCGGCAGTTCCATGAGGCCGAATCCTGGGCCTTAAAGGCGCTGGACCTGGAGCGGCGTCTGGCTCTCCTGCCAACGGACAGGGAAGGCTCGGTCGCCCGCTCGGAGCATCACCGGTTGCTCCACGCCGTCTACGTCAGGTTGGGCAATACGGTGAAGGCGCGGGAGCACGAGGAGAAGATGAAGCCTCTATCGAGCCCTGGAGAGTAG
- a CDS encoding CRTAC1 family protein, whose protein sequence is MSRSRNQEPLPPAKGLLPVLLLVLHAQLPAKDGATPRFADVSREAGLEFVHRNQVAEPDPAAKYLIETMGSGGGFLDFDDDGWMDIYLVNGRGSNRLYRNRGDGTFADVTGESGAGDSSYGMGCTFGDYDNDGRVDIYVTNVGPNVLYRNQGDGAFQDVSRQSGVADPRWGTSAAFADYDGDGLLDLYLANYLEFSFQDHEPCYFRQIPIYCYPHGFDGVGNVLYRNLGGRTFIDVTRSAGLREEARYSKSLGVLWLDLDRDGHQDLYVANDTTGNYLFRNRGDGSFQDISLESGTALGGSGMAQAGMGVAAGDLDGRGRFHVLVTNYSLQYNALYWNEDGEFFSDRIIDSGLSGPSFVPLGFGANFFDADNDGDLDLFVANGHVLEEAARANPGSRYRQPNQLFLNDGKGRFAEAGDPGAYFSVRNVSRGSAVGDFNNDGKLDLLVTNCGGKADLLENRSGGGGNWIRFRLRGTHCNRDAVGARATLGAGDLKLARELRSASSYLSQNDPRLHFGLGRRTKVDSIRIDWPCGRTQDVTPPQTLNQTLSIQEP, encoded by the coding sequence ATGAGCCGGTCCCGGAACCAGGAACCGTTGCCTCCGGCGAAGGGACTGTTGCCGGTCCTCCTTCTGGTCCTCCACGCCCAACTTCCGGCGAAAGACGGGGCCACGCCCCGTTTCGCCGACGTCAGCCGGGAGGCGGGGCTGGAATTCGTCCATCGAAACCAGGTCGCCGAACCCGATCCGGCGGCCAAGTACCTGATCGAGACCATGGGGTCCGGAGGCGGTTTTCTGGACTTCGACGACGACGGCTGGATGGACATCTATCTCGTCAACGGCCGCGGTTCGAACCGCCTCTACCGGAACCGCGGGGACGGGACCTTCGCCGACGTCACCGGGGAGTCGGGAGCCGGGGACTCCTCCTACGGCATGGGGTGCACCTTCGGCGACTACGACAATGATGGCCGCGTGGACATCTACGTCACCAACGTGGGCCCCAACGTGCTCTACCGGAACCAGGGGGACGGCGCCTTCCAGGACGTGAGCAGGCAATCGGGGGTCGCGGATCCCCGATGGGGGACCAGCGCCGCCTTCGCCGATTACGACGGGGACGGGCTGTTGGACCTCTACCTGGCCAACTATCTGGAGTTCTCATTTCAGGACCATGAACCGTGCTATTTCCGGCAGATCCCCATCTACTGCTACCCCCATGGTTTTGACGGAGTGGGCAACGTCCTCTACCGGAACCTGGGAGGACGCACCTTCATCGACGTGACCCGGAGCGCCGGCTTGCGGGAGGAGGCCCGCTACAGCAAGAGTCTGGGAGTCCTCTGGCTGGATCTGGACCGGGACGGGCATCAGGACCTGTACGTGGCCAACGACACCACCGGAAACTACCTGTTCCGAAACCGGGGCGACGGCAGCTTTCAGGACATCTCCCTGGAATCGGGGACGGCCCTGGGCGGCTCCGGCATGGCCCAGGCCGGCATGGGGGTGGCCGCGGGCGACCTGGACGGACGAGGCCGCTTCCACGTCCTGGTCACCAACTACTCGCTCCAGTACAACGCCCTCTATTGGAACGAGGACGGAGAATTCTTCAGCGACCGGATCATCGACTCGGGGCTCTCGGGGCCCAGCTTCGTTCCCCTGGGATTCGGGGCCAACTTCTTCGATGCCGACAACGACGGCGACCTGGACCTCTTCGTGGCCAACGGACACGTCCTGGAGGAGGCCGCCCGCGCCAATCCGGGCAGCCGGTACCGCCAGCCGAACCAGTTGTTCCTGAATGACGGAAAGGGAAGGTTCGCCGAGGCCGGCGATCCCGGGGCCTACTTTTCGGTCCGGAACGTCTCCCGAGGCTCGGCCGTGGGCGATTTCAACAACGACGGCAAGCTGGACCTGCTGGTGACCAACTGCGGAGGCAAGGCTGACCTGCTGGAGAACCGCAGCGGGGGAGGCGGCAACTGGATCCGCTTCCGGCTGCGGGGAACCCACTGCAACCGGGACGCCGTGGGGGCCCGGGCGACGCTTGGCGCCGGCGATCTGAAACTGGCCCGGGAACTTCGCTCGGCCAGCAGCTACCTGAGCCAGAACGACCCGCGGCTCCACTTCGGCCTGGGGCGACGAACGAAGGTCGATTCGATCCGCATCGACTGGCCGTGCGGCAGGACGCAGGACGTGACGCCGCCCCAAACTCTGAACCAGACTCTTTCCATTCAGGAACCGTGA
- a CDS encoding type II toxin-antitoxin system HicB family antitoxin, with translation MLEYKGYVGHAEYDSEAHVFHGEVLDTRDVITFESDTVRGLEEAFRESIDDYLDFCTQCGEDPDKPFTGRLTLRLPAELHRRVYVQAKEDGKSLNQWISDNLETQFTRR, from the coding sequence ATGCTGGAATACAAAGGATACGTTGGCCACGCCGAATACGACTCCGAAGCCCACGTATTCCATGGCGAGGTGCTGGACACGCGCGACGTGATCACTTTCGAGAGCGACACGGTCAGGGGTCTTGAGGAGGCATTTCGTGAATCTATCGATGACTACCTGGATTTTTGCACTCAGTGCGGAGAAGATCCGGACAAACCATTTACCGGCCGCCTGACGCTGCGGCTTCCGGCTGAACTCCACCGCCGAGTCTATGTTCAGGCTAAAGAGGACGGCAAGAGCTTGAACCAATGGATTTCCGACAACCTTGAAACCCAGTTCACGAGGCGATAA
- a CDS encoding helix-turn-helix transcriptional regulator, whose protein sequence is MTDENFELVEGSGNIFRDFGDPEADLKQAKAILAARIIAVLDERGLSVRKAASITGFAAADFSRIRNANLGRFTLDRMIRMIGALDDHIRVTIQVGLRAEDPATTTDVGAGTLPSPATRG, encoded by the coding sequence ATGACGGATGAGAACTTCGAACTGGTCGAGGGAAGCGGCAATATCTTTCGCGATTTCGGGGACCCTGAGGCCGATCTGAAGCAGGCCAAGGCCATCCTCGCAGCTCGGATCATCGCCGTGCTGGACGAACGCGGTCTCAGCGTGCGAAAGGCGGCGAGTATCACCGGCTTCGCAGCCGCCGACTTCTCGCGTATCCGAAACGCAAATCTTGGACGGTTCACGCTGGACCGGATGATCAGGATGATTGGTGCGTTAGACGACCACATAAGAGTAACGATTCAGGTCGGTCTGCGCGCGGAAGACCCAGCGACGACGACAGACGTCGGAGCGGGGACACTCCCGTCCCCGGCAACGAGGGGGTAG
- a CDS encoding type II toxin-antitoxin system HicA family toxin, with amino-acid sequence MASAGRHRKTLNEIFERPTRAGLAWSRIEKLLLALGARLSEGRGSRIRVHLNGVRAVFHRPHPRKEVGKGALRSVQRFLKTAGIGPEEE; translated from the coding sequence ATAGCCTCAGCAGGTCGACATCGGAAAACACTGAATGAGATTTTTGAGCGGCCGACACGCGCCGGCTTGGCCTGGTCGCGTATCGAGAAGTTGTTGTTGGCGCTTGGTGCGAGGTTATCGGAAGGGCGGGGTTCCCGCATCCGTGTGCACCTGAATGGAGTTCGTGCGGTGTTCCATCGTCCGCATCCTCGGAAGGAAGTCGGCAAGGGTGCGCTCAGGTCCGTTCAAAGATTCTTGAAAACGGCCGGGATCGGGCCGGAGGAGGAATAA
- a CDS encoding TonB-dependent receptor: protein MHQAPRLRPGILALTLTLVICLSLPHAYGQLTTYGQIVGRVIDQTGAVVPGVEITVTNTETNIPRAAVSNDTGNYLVDKLIAGVYEARAELPGFKTHVAEVRLNTGQVARLDFLLAPGEIAEQVTVMGQTTALDTDTADISTTLDETQITELPINDRNLILLAELSTGSVSVRYSTDPRFVRDSGGLPSVNGLRPDSNQIMLDGAGAQRLYDQRATVNPTPETVKQFKVISNTFSAEYGRVGGAVVSMTSHSGSNEFHGFAWEYLRNEAFDANGFFANRTGLGKLPLSRHTFGGAVGGPIIKDKTFFYASYERFMDESNLTGFMDVPPASELAGNFGAGDGKHGLIPIYDPFNVVDGQRVQFPNNVIPTSRIHPVSLAVRDKVPWPSPNQNVYPNYAYPHVIDQVKNKVSIRGDHHLGDDSTLFGRWTWQNDPQISHGSASAGSFGFFVGRGRLGVPGMRSNVYEVFTELETGWQTSGGWVKPIGTNVVNELNFTGWKSDFGNNSADTVDWFQEFGYDLAGQDGIFAIGDNGQRGPADLPSIGISGYSNIQGQGEFDQGDWGFSIKETASWRKGNHYLKVGIGTIRNMNVRLGWVRPTARVSFNGYQTGQITYGADGGITGSTFGQPYADFLLGTVSDAQARITGGAGYGLGNFGGYNQSAYNWFINDDWKVTPDLSLNIGLRHEIPLPEHWLDNKGNCFIDVTGGRDNPVHMVPKGFPYDSPLVTNGQREVLVVPVVELDSQRCRGVPWQSFAPRVGIAWRMFGTNRTVLRAGGGLSFDQEYGGWKVGVGWVGPYVGTVRGIQARGQVPEYMHGGFLDLPSTSAARVHSDGAYSYDGSGSQTGQVYSYNLSIQHELFDDTKVEIAYVGNQGRHMRNHRAWNVSQIAGQPIILNTGETIRAEGNRDMRRPYPLIATTLQIRFDGSQHYNSLQAKIERMPRDGLGISAGWTYGRVFATNYAGTYIAVVPNEFDRTPLNTRTKWDRLHSYYTAFTWRLPIFRNATGLTRTLLGGWEATSVITAATGSPFGVRVGRDVNDIGSRRLLMPDRLSTGQLPESQRTVDRYYDVSAFAIPAVGRFGNSHMWPLEGDGISVFDIGLHKAFALGEEKELDFRVEMFNAFNHPIFDTPGGKGGQDAIESGGAGRVSSASQPRRLQFAFRFSF, encoded by the coding sequence ATGCATCAGGCACCTCGTCTGCGCCCCGGCATCCTGGCGCTCACCCTGACACTCGTCATTTGCCTCTCCCTGCCCCACGCCTACGGTCAGTTGACCACGTACGGACAGATCGTGGGACGCGTCATCGACCAGACGGGAGCCGTGGTCCCAGGGGTCGAGATCACCGTCACCAACACGGAAACCAACATTCCCCGAGCCGCAGTCAGCAACGACACGGGGAACTACCTGGTGGACAAGCTCATCGCCGGTGTCTACGAGGCCCGGGCGGAATTGCCCGGATTCAAGACCCACGTGGCCGAGGTTCGCTTGAACACCGGCCAGGTGGCGCGCCTCGATTTTCTCCTGGCTCCCGGCGAGATCGCCGAGCAGGTCACCGTCATGGGACAGACCACGGCGCTGGACACGGACACGGCGGACATCAGCACCACGCTGGACGAGACCCAGATCACGGAGCTGCCCATCAACGACCGGAATCTGATCCTGCTGGCGGAGCTCTCCACCGGTTCGGTCAGCGTTCGCTACTCGACGGACCCCCGCTTCGTCCGTGACTCGGGTGGCCTTCCGTCGGTCAACGGCCTGCGGCCCGACTCCAACCAGATCATGCTGGACGGCGCCGGCGCCCAGAGGCTCTACGATCAGCGGGCCACCGTGAATCCGACGCCGGAGACGGTCAAGCAGTTCAAGGTGATCAGCAACACCTTCTCGGCCGAGTACGGCCGGGTCGGAGGGGCCGTGGTGAGCATGACCAGCCACAGCGGCAGCAACGAGTTTCACGGCTTCGCCTGGGAGTATCTGCGCAACGAAGCGTTCGACGCCAACGGCTTTTTCGCCAACCGGACCGGACTGGGCAAGCTGCCGTTGAGCCGCCATACCTTCGGCGGCGCCGTGGGCGGGCCCATCATCAAGGACAAGACCTTCTTCTACGCCAGCTATGAGCGTTTCATGGACGAGTCGAACCTGACCGGCTTCATGGACGTTCCTCCCGCCTCGGAGTTAGCGGGAAATTTCGGAGCGGGCGACGGGAAGCACGGCCTGATTCCCATCTACGACCCCTTCAACGTGGTCGACGGGCAGCGGGTCCAATTTCCCAACAACGTCATCCCCACCAGCAGAATCCACCCCGTCTCCCTGGCGGTTCGGGACAAGGTGCCCTGGCCATCTCCAAACCAGAACGTCTATCCCAACTACGCCTATCCCCACGTCATCGACCAGGTGAAGAACAAGGTCTCGATTCGAGGGGATCACCACTTGGGCGATGATTCGACGCTCTTCGGGCGCTGGACCTGGCAGAACGACCCGCAGATCTCCCACGGCTCGGCGTCGGCCGGATCCTTCGGCTTCTTCGTCGGGCGCGGCCGCCTGGGCGTTCCCGGGATGAGAAGCAACGTCTACGAGGTGTTTACCGAGCTGGAGACCGGGTGGCAGACCAGCGGCGGCTGGGTCAAGCCGATCGGGACCAACGTGGTGAACGAGTTGAACTTCACCGGTTGGAAGTCTGACTTCGGCAACAACAGCGCCGACACGGTGGATTGGTTCCAGGAGTTCGGCTACGACCTGGCGGGGCAGGACGGCATCTTCGCCATCGGCGACAACGGCCAGCGCGGTCCCGCCGACCTGCCTTCCATCGGCATCAGCGGGTATTCCAACATCCAGGGCCAGGGCGAGTTCGACCAGGGCGACTGGGGGTTCAGCATCAAGGAGACGGCCTCCTGGCGCAAGGGCAATCACTACCTGAAAGTCGGAATCGGGACCATTCGGAACATGAACGTGCGGCTGGGCTGGGTGAGGCCCACGGCTCGGGTCAGCTTCAACGGCTATCAGACGGGGCAGATCACCTACGGCGCCGACGGCGGCATCACAGGGTCCACCTTCGGCCAGCCCTACGCCGATTTCCTGCTCGGCACCGTGTCGGATGCTCAGGCCAGGATCACGGGAGGGGCCGGATACGGCCTCGGAAACTTTGGCGGCTACAATCAGTCGGCCTACAACTGGTTCATCAACGACGACTGGAAGGTCACGCCGGACCTCAGCCTGAACATTGGATTGAGGCACGAAATCCCCCTTCCGGAGCACTGGCTGGACAACAAGGGGAACTGTTTTATAGACGTGACCGGAGGGCGGGACAACCCCGTCCACATGGTGCCCAAGGGTTTCCCCTATGACTCTCCCCTGGTGACCAACGGCCAGCGGGAGGTCCTGGTGGTCCCGGTGGTGGAACTGGACAGCCAGCGCTGCCGGGGGGTTCCCTGGCAGAGCTTCGCCCCCAGAGTGGGAATCGCCTGGCGGATGTTCGGCACCAACCGGACGGTCCTGCGCGCCGGTGGCGGCCTGTCTTTCGACCAGGAGTACGGTGGCTGGAAGGTGGGCGTCGGCTGGGTCGGCCCCTATGTGGGCACCGTCCGCGGCATCCAGGCTCGGGGACAGGTTCCCGAGTACATGCACGGCGGCTTCCTGGACCTGCCCTCCACGTCGGCGGCCAGAGTGCACAGCGACGGCGCCTACTCGTATGACGGCAGCGGCTCCCAGACCGGCCAGGTCTACAGCTACAACCTGTCGATTCAGCACGAGCTGTTCGACGACACCAAGGTGGAAATCGCCTACGTGGGCAATCAGGGCCGGCACATGAGAAATCATCGGGCCTGGAACGTGTCGCAGATCGCCGGGCAGCCCATCATCCTGAACACTGGAGAGACGATCCGGGCGGAAGGGAACCGGGATATGAGGCGCCCCTATCCGCTGATCGCCACCACCCTGCAGATCCGCTTCGACGGGTCGCAGCACTACAACTCGCTGCAGGCCAAGATCGAGCGGATGCCGAGGGACGGCCTTGGAATTTCGGCCGGTTGGACCTACGGCCGGGTCTTCGCCACCAATTACGCCGGAACCTATATCGCGGTGGTGCCCAACGAGTTCGACCGCACGCCGCTCAACACCCGGACCAAGTGGGACCGGCTCCACAGCTATTACACGGCCTTCACCTGGAGACTGCCCATCTTTCGGAACGCCACCGGCCTCACCAGGACCTTGCTGGGAGGTTGGGAGGCCACCTCCGTCATTACCGCGGCCACCGGGTCGCCGTTCGGCGTCCGGGTGGGACGAGACGTGAACGACATCGGTTCCCGGCGCTTGCTGATGCCCGACCGGTTGAGTACAGGTCAACTCCCCGAGAGCCAGAGGACGGTGGATCGCTACTACGACGTGAGCGCCTTCGCGATACCGGCCGTGGGACGATTCGGCAACTCACACATGTGGCCGCTGGAGGGGGATGGAATCAGCGTCTTCGACATCGGCCTCCACAAGGCGTTCGCCCTGGGAGAGGAAAAGGAGTTGGATTTCCGCGTGGAAATGTTCAACGCCTTCAACCATCCCATCTTCGATACGCCCGGTGGCAAGGGCGGACAGGACGCCATCGAGAGCGGCGGTGCCGGAAGGGTCTCTTCCGCCTCCCAGCCGCGCCGGCTCCAGTTCGCGTTCCGGTTTTCGTTCTGA
- a CDS encoding type II toxin-antitoxin system RelE/ParE family toxin, with protein sequence MLHAFQKKSKTGIRTPKSEIDLIRARLRRLRKELM encoded by the coding sequence GTGCTGCACGCTTTCCAGAAGAAATCCAAAACGGGTATCCGGACGCCAAAATCCGAGATCGACCTCATCCGGGCGCGTCTCAGACGATTAAGGAAGGAACTGATGTGA
- a CDS encoding Gfo/Idh/MocA family oxidoreductase: MPPGTDLRLGILGVSHGHPYSMSAFCNGYDREGLKEAYPNIVRYLEAQPPENRRLSGARVVSIWAEDRRKAEHAAWIGRIPHVADRPEDLLDGVDGVLITENEGDTHLPLARPFLERGIPIFFDRPLVSRWETMRQLWSEAGEDYPLMSCSNLRYNPALREFKAEPGPVGTARLFRGLSAMDWFGYGWHMGETLVQLWGREPVSVAFLGESGPLKTVPWRDGAGNRHQVQGGDWSVEVIWSKRRRALLQVLHPLAKMLEMSLHGTGGHLVLPADDPFFMMRSLLGDFTSMVRTGKRPVELMKDTVAVCRIMIGADISRRAEGRRVRVENELKL, from the coding sequence ATGCCGCCGGGTACGGATCTACGTCTGGGCATCCTGGGGGTCTCCCATGGCCATCCCTATTCCATGTCCGCCTTCTGCAACGGCTACGACCGGGAGGGATTGAAAGAGGCCTACCCCAACATCGTTCGCTACCTGGAGGCCCAACCGCCGGAGAACCGGCGGCTCTCCGGGGCCAGGGTGGTGTCGATCTGGGCCGAGGACCGCCGCAAGGCGGAACACGCCGCCTGGATCGGGCGGATTCCCCACGTGGCGGATCGGCCGGAGGACCTCCTGGACGGAGTGGACGGCGTCCTCATCACCGAGAACGAGGGAGACACCCACCTTCCCCTGGCCCGGCCTTTCCTGGAACGCGGCATCCCCATCTTCTTCGACCGGCCCCTGGTCAGCCGCTGGGAAACGATGCGGCAACTGTGGAGCGAGGCGGGAGAGGACTACCCGCTCATGAGCTGCTCCAACCTGCGCTACAATCCGGCGCTCCGGGAATTCAAGGCGGAGCCCGGCCCGGTGGGGACGGCCCGCCTGTTCCGAGGCCTGTCGGCCATGGACTGGTTCGGCTACGGCTGGCATATGGGAGAGACCCTGGTTCAACTCTGGGGCCGGGAACCTGTGAGCGTCGCCTTTCTGGGAGAATCCGGACCTCTCAAGACCGTTCCCTGGCGGGACGGAGCCGGGAACCGGCACCAGGTCCAGGGGGGAGACTGGTCGGTGGAGGTGATCTGGTCGAAGCGGCGCCGCGCACTTCTGCAGGTCCTGCATCCCCTGGCCAAAATGTTGGAAATGTCGCTGCACGGAACGGGGGGACACTTGGTGCTGCCGGCCGACGACCCCTTCTTCATGATGCGGAGCCTGCTCGGCGACTTCACGTCCATGGTCCGGACGGGAAAGCGGCCCGTCGAACTGATGAAGGACACGGTGGCCGTGTGCCGTATCATGATCGGCGCCGACATCTCGCGGCGGGCGGAGGGACGGAGGGTAAGGGTAGAAAACGAACTCAAGCTCTGA